Within the Oncorhynchus masou masou isolate Uvic2021 unplaced genomic scaffold, UVic_Omas_1.1 unplaced_scaffold_966, whole genome shotgun sequence genome, the region atttcactgtgaggtctactacacctgttgtattcagcatttcactgaggtctactacacctgttgtattcagcatgtcactgtaaggtctactacacctgttgtcttcagcatttcactgtaaggtctactacacctgttgtattcagcatttcactgtaaagactacacctgttgtattcagcatttcactgtaaggtctactacacctgttgtattcagcatttcactgtaaagactacacctgttgtattcagcatttcactgtaaagactacacctgttgtagtcagcatttcactgtaaggtctactacacctgttgtattcagcatttcattgtgaggtctacaacacctgttgtattcagcatctcactgtgaggtctactacacctgttgtattcatcatttcactgtgaggtctactacacctgttgtattcagcatttcaatgtgaggtctacacctgttgtattcagcatttcactgtgaggtcaactacacctgttgtattcagcatttcactgtgaggtctactacacctgttgtattcagcatttcactgtgaggtctactacacctgttgtattcagcatttcactgtgaggtctacacctgttgtattcagcatttcactgtaaggtctactacacctgttgtattcagcatttcactgtgaggtctacttcacctgttgtattcagcatttcactgtgaggtctacttcacctgttgtattcagcatttcactgtgaggtctactacacctgttgtattcagcatttcactgtgaggtctactacacctgttgtattcagcatttcactgtgagtctactacacctgttgtattcagcatttcactgtaaggtctactacacctgttgtattcagcatttcactgtgaggtctactacacctgttgtattcagcatttcactgtaaggtctactacacctgttgtattcagcatttcactgtgaggtctactacacctgttgtattcagcatttcactgtgaggtctactacacctgttgtattcagcatttcactgtgaggtctaccacacctgttgtattcagcatttcactgtgaggtctactacacctgttgtattcatcatttcactgtgaggtctactacacctgttgtattcaacatttcactgtgaggtctactacacctgttgtattcatcatttcactgtgaggtctactacacctgttgtattcagcatttcactgtgaggtctacacctgttgtattcagcatttcactgtgaggtcaactacacctgttgtattcagcatttcactgtgaggtctactacacctgttgtattcagcatttcactgtgaggtctactacacctgttgtattcagcatttcactgtgaggtctacacctgttgtattcagcatttcactgtgaggtctactacacctgttgtattcagcatttcactgaggtctactacacctgttgtattcagcatttcactgtgaggtctactacactgttgtattcagcatttcactgtgaggtctactacacctgctgtattcagcatttcactgtgaggtctactacacctgttgtattcaacatttcactgtaaggtctactacacctgttgtattcagcatttcactgtgaggtctacacctgttgtattcagcatttcactgtgaggtctactacacctgttgtattcagcatttcactgtaaggtctactacacctgttgtattcagcatttcactgtaaggtctactacacctgttgtattcagcatttcactgtgaggtctactacacctgttgtattcagcatttcactgtgaggtctactacacctgttgtattcaacatttcactgtgaggtctactacacctgttgtattcagcatttcactgtgaggtctacaacacctgttcggcgaacgtgacaaataaactttgattttaaAACATCTGCTGCACAAATACCGACAAACCAATggcaatttatttttattttggcagaaaataaacgtgcatctgtgtgtgtgtgtcagtcgtCAGCTCCTATGTTGTGGAACAGACAAGACATCGACTCTCCACAGTGGATCCTCCGTACAGCTTCAGACAGGATCAGAGAAACATCAACCGTCTTTATCTTACAGCACTGGAGCTTCTGGGACGAGTGGGGAATCGTGTTGGTTACCACCACCTAGAGAAGAGagacgggcagagagacagacagacgggcagagagacagacagatgggcagagagacagacaggcgggcagagagagagagagacagacgggcagagagacagacagacgtcagagaagagagagacagaagggcagaaagacagagagacgggcagagagagagagacagaagtcaaagaaagagagagacagacagacgggcagagagagagagagacagacgggcagagagagagagacagacagacagaagggcagagagagagagacagacagtcagacgggcagagagagagagacagacagacagacgggcagagagagacagacgggcagagagagagacagacgtgcagagagagagacagacgtgcagagatagagacagacgtGCAGAGAGAAATCAAGAGAATCATGAGAAAACTAATAAAGCTCCaactagacagacagaccctcccctccgttcccctcccctccgttcccgttccctccgttcccctcccctccgttcccttcccctccgttcccctcccctccattccctcccctccgttcccgttccctcccctccattcccctcccctccgttcccctccgttCCCgttccctccgttcccctcccctccgttccctccgttccctcccctccattcccctcccctccgttcccctcccctccgttccccccCCTCCATTCCCGttcccctccattccctcccctccattccctcccctccgttcccctccgttcccctcccctccgttcccctcccctccattcccgttcccctccattccctcccctccattccctccctccgttccccccctcccctccattccctccccccattccctcccctcctccgtcccgttccctcccctcccctcccgttCCCTCCCCCTCCGTTCCCGTtccctccgttccctcccctccattcccgttcccctccattccctcccccTCCGTTCCCGTtccctccgttccctcccctccattcccgttccctccattccctcccctccgttcccgttCCCTCCGTTCCCGTTCCCTCCGTTCCCGttcccctccattccctcccctccattcccacCCCTCCGTTCCCGTTCCCTCCGTTCCCTCCCCCTCCGTTCCCGTTCCCTCCCCCTCCGTTCCcatcccctccgttcccctcccctccattccctacgttcccctcccctccgttcccctacgttcccctcccctccgttcccctcccctccgttccccccctcccctctattcCCTCCCGTCCCCTCCATTCCGTCCCCTCCATTCCCGTTCCCCTCCAGTCCCTCCCCTtcgttcccctcccctccgttcccctcccctccattccctcccctccgttcccgttcccctcccctcccctctattcCCCTCCCGTCCCCTCCATTCCGTCCCCTCCATTCCCGTTCCCCTCCAGTCCCTCCCCTtcgttcccctcccctccgttcccccccttcgttcccctccccctccgttcccctcccctccgttccctcccctccgttccctcccctccattccctcccctccattcccctccGTTCCCGTTCcctccctccgttcccctcccctccgttccctcccctccattccctcccctccattccctccgttcccccctccattccctccccctccgttcccctcaccacctcccctcccctccgttcccctcccctccattccctcccctccattccctcccgttcccctcccctccgttcccctcccctccattccctcccctccgttcccctcccctccattccctcccctccattccctcccctccactccattccctcccctccattccctcccctccgtccctcccctcccctccattccctcccctccgttcccctcacctcccctccattccctcccctccattccctccccctcccctccgttcccctccgttcccctcccctccgttccctcccctccgttcccgttcccctcccctccatcccctcccctccgttccctcccctccccctcccgttcccctcccctccgttccctcccctccgttcccctcccctccgttcccctccgttccccccccctccgttcccctccctccgttcccctcctccgttcccctccgttccccctccctccatcccctccccccgttccctcccctccattccctcccgttcccctcccctccgttcccctcccctccgttcccctccgttccctccctccattccctccgttcccctcccctccgttcccctcccctccatcccctccccctccatcccctccccctccgttccctcccctccattccctccgttcccctcccccctccgttcccctcccctccgttcccctccctccattccctccgttcccctcccctccgttccctcccctccgttcccctccctccgttcccctcccctccattccctccgttcccctcccccctccgttcccctcccctccgttcccctccgttcccctccccctccgttcccctccgttcccctcccctccattccctccgttcccctcccctccgttccctccccctcccctccgttcccctcccctccgttcccctcccctccgttcccctcccctccgttcccctccgttCCCgttcccctccatcccctcccctccgttccctcccctcccctccgttccctcccctccattccctccgttcccctccatcccctcccctccgttccctcccctccatcccctcccctccgttccctcccctccattcccctccgttcccctccatcccctcccctccgttcccgttcccctccatcccctcccctccgttccctccctccatcccctcccctccgttccctcccctccattccctccgttcccctcccctccgttcccctcccctccatccccctcccctccgttccctcccctccatcccctcccctccgttccctccctccgttccctcccctccgttcccctccgttccctcccctccgttcccgtctccatcccctccccccccctccatcccctcccctccgttccctcccctccatcccctcccctccgttccctcctccattccctccgttcccctccctccgttcccctcccctccatcccctcccctccgttccctcccctctccatcccctcccctccgttccccctcccctccgttccctcccctccgttcccccccctccgttcccctccgtCCGTCCCCCCCTCCGTTcccgctcccctccatcccctcccctcccctccatcccctcccctccgttccctcccctccattccctccgttcccctcccctccgttcccgcccctccatcccctcccctccgttccctcccctccatcccctcccctccgttcccctcccctccattccctccgttcccctcccctccgttcccctccctccgttcccctcccctccattccctcccctccgttcccctccctccattccctccccctccattccctccctccactccattccctccctccattccctcccctccgttcccctcccctcccctccattccctccctccgttcccctcacctccctccattccctcccctccattccctcccctccgtcccctcccctccgtccctcccctccgttcccgtccctcccctccatcccctcccctccgttccctcccctccatcccctccccctccgttccctcccctccgttcccctcccctccgttccctcccctccgttcccctccctccgttcccctccgttccctcccctccgttcccctcccctccgttcccctccgttcccctccctccatcccctcccctccgttccctcccctccattcctccgttcccctcccctccgttcccctccgttcccctcccctccattccctccgttcccctcccctccgttcccctcccctccgttccctccgttccctcccctccgttccctcctccgtcccctcccctccgttcccctcccctccgttccctccctccgttcccctcccctccgttcccctccgttccctcccctccatcccctcccctccgttccctcccctccattccctccgttcctcccctctgttcccgttcccctccatcccctcccctccgttccctccctccatcccctcccctccgttccctcccctccattccctccgttcccctcccctccgttcccctccctccatcccctcccctccgttccctcccctccatcccctcccctccgttcctcctcccctccattccctccgttcccctcccctccgttccctcccctccatcccctcccctccgttcctcccctccatcccctcccctccgttcccctcccctccgttccctcccctccgttcccctcccctccgttcccctcccctccgttcccctcccctccgttcccctccgttccctcccctccgttcccgttcccctccatcccctcccctccgttccctccccctccatcccctcccctccgttccctcccctccattccctccgttcccctcccctccgttcccgttcccctccctccgttccctccctccatcccctcccctccgttcctcccctccattcctccgttcccctcccctccgttcccctccccctccatcccctcccctccattccctcccctccattccctcccctccgttcccctcccctccgttcccctcccctccgttccctcccctccgttccctcccctccgttcctcccctccgttccctcacctccgttcccctcccctccatcccctcccctccgttcccctcccctccattccctcccctccgttcccctcccctccgttccctcccctccgttccctcccctccgttccctcccctccgttccctcccctccgttccctcccctccattcccctcacctccgttcccctcccctcccctccattccctcacctccgttcccctcccctccgttccgcTCTTACCTGACTAATGGCTGACTCCTGGAGGGTTCTGGGAGCGTCCGCAGACAGGATGGCGTGTGTTGCCATGGCGATGATAGGCCccgcccccctctccctcagcatCTCCGCTGCCGCCACAAAACCCACCGCATCATCGATGATGtcatcctgacacacacacaccaggttaacacacatacacacctcccCCGTCCTGCCCTGACGATGTCACACAGCCTcctccctgacctctgaccccagcCACTCACCACGATGATGGCGATGCGTCCGGCCACATCTCCTACGACTGTGATAGGATGCTTCTCCTTAGGgatacagactgacagagagagagacggtaatGAGACccgttatctactgacccagagtcagattaacAGGGATCTGTGTGTCTCCAACagggatctgtgtgtctctaacagGGATCTGTGTGTCTCCAACagggatctgtgtgtctctaacagggatctgtgtgtctctaacagggatctgtgtgtctctaacagggatctgtgtgtctctaacagggatctgtgtgtctctaacagggatctgtgtgtctctaacagggatctgtgtgtctctaacagggatctgtgtgtctctaacagggatctgtgtgtctctaacagggatctgtgtgtctctaacagggatctgtgtgtctctaacagGGATCTGTGTGTCTCTTACAGGGTAGTTCAGGTAGACCTCCGGTGGTTCTGACTGTCGGAGGAGAGTGCCGTCCGTCCAGCAGGTCCGTCTCTGCATCTCCGTGGATCACAGCAATAGACACACGCAACCTCTCGGCGAGGGACTGGGCCctagacaacagagacagaggaatgagggactgggccctagacaacagacacagaggaatgagggactgggccctagacaacagagacagagagacagagacatgagggactgggccctagacaacagagacacagagacagaggaatgagggACTGGGCCCTAGACAACAGAGGCAGAGGAATGAGGGACTGGGCCctagacaacagagacagaggaatgagggACTGGGCCCCctagacaacagagacagaggaatgagggactgggccctagacaacagagacagaggaatgagggACTGGGCCCTAGACAACAGAGGCAGAGGAATGAGGGACTGGGCCctagacaacagagacagaggaatgagggactgggccctagacaacagagacagaggaatgagggactgggccctagacaacagaggcagagaaatgagggactgggccctagacaacagacacagaggaatgagggactgggccctagacaacagagacagaggaatgagggactgggccctagacaacagagacagaggaatgagggactgggccctagacaacagacacagaggaATGAGGGACTGGGCCCTAGACAACAGAGGCAGAGAAATGAGGGACTGGGCCCTAGACAACAGAGGCAGAGGAATGAGGGACTGGGCCctagacaacagagacagaggaatgagggACTTGGCCCTagacaacagacacagaggaatgagggactgggccctagacaacagagacagagagacagagagacagaggaatgagggactgggccctagacaacagagacacagagacagagagacagacacagagacagaggaatgagggactgggccctagacaacagagacagaggaatgagggactgggccctagacaacagagacagagagacagagagacagagacagatacagagagacagagacagaggaatgagggactgggccctagacaacagagacagagagacaggaatgagcgtcagggtaactcacctcttagagacagagacagagagacagaggaatgagcgTCAAGGTAACTCACctcttagagacagagacagagacagagagacagaggaatgagtgTCAAGGTAACTCACctcttagagacagagagacagagacagagagacagagagacagaggaatgagtgtcagggtaactcacctcttagagacagagagacagagagagagacagagagacagagacacagaggaatGAGTGTCAGGGTAACTCACctcttagagagagagacagagacagagagacagagagacagagacagagaggaatgagtgtcagggtaactcacctcttagagacagagagacagagacagagacagagagacagaggaatgagtgtcagggtaactcacctcttagagacagagagacagagacagagagacagaggaatgagtgTCAGGGTAACTCACCTCTTAGCGGAGGACGGTGATTTGGCCACGATGACGGCATTATGGTAGTCTGGAATCTACAGGGAGACAACAAGAAGTTATGGGTAGTGGAGTTTGGAATCTACAGGGAAACAACAAGGGGTTGTGGGTAGTAGAGTCTGGAATCTACAGCTTAACTCCTCCTGTATGTACTGGGGGGTTGTGGGTAGTGTAGTCCTCCCTCCTGTATGTACTGTAGCAGGAGGGGGTTGTGGGTAGTGTAGTcctacctcctcctgtatgtACTGCAGTAGGAAGGGAGAAGCTCTCAGGTTGTCTACTGGGATGTTGAAGAAGCCCTGAATCTCCTTCTGATGAAGATCCACAGTGATGAGATGGgtcagacctacacacacacacagagacatacgtACGTACGTCAGACCTAACACAGTGTAGATGAACCGCTATCTCCAACACATTCGATTGAAACATAACGTGTTGTCTCACCTGCCCTGCACATCAGAGAGGCGATCAGCTTACAGACGATGGATCCCCGTTTCCTCATCTTACACTGTTTACTGTAGGGTAGGTATGGCAGCACGCCACACACACTCCTCGCACACGCCGTCACACACCCATACGCCATCACACACAGCTCCATCAGGCACCGGTTCAcatccctgcacacacacacagtttactgtTACAGTAAcacaaatacacagagagagggagagctccaTTGATAGAAGAATTTGAATATTTAAAGTAGTGACTAAAGTATTCCACCCTGAATCTGTAGAACTGGGTGAAATGTGTTAGAATCATAAGACTATAATCTAtaatctactatctactataacccagtataaactgacggtgtacaccaggtgtatcctgttataaactgacggtgtacaccaggtgtatcctgttataaactgacaccaggtgtatcctgtataaactgacaccaggtgtatcctgttataaactgacaccaggtgtatcctgttataaactgacaccaggtgtatccagttataaactgacggtgtacaccaggtgtatcctgttataaactgacggtgtacaccaggtgtatccagttataaactgacaccaggtgtatcctgttataaactgacaccagatgtatcctgttataaactgacaccaggtgtatccagttataaactgacaccaggtgtatcctgttataaactgacaccaggtgtatccagttataaactgacggtgtacaccaggtgtatcctgttataaactgacggtgtacaccaggtgtatactgttataaactgacaccaggtgtatccagttataaactgacaccaggtgtatcctgttataaactgacggtgtacaccaggtgtatcctgttataaactgatggtgtacaccaggtgtatcctgttataaactgatggtgtacaccaggtgtatcctgttataaactgacggtgtacaccaggtgtatccagttataaactgacaccaggtgtatcctattataaactgacggtgtacaccaggtgtatccagttataaactgacaccaggtgtatcctgttataaactgacggtgtacaccaggtgtatcctgttataaactgatggtgtacaccaggtgtatcctattataaactgatggtgtacaccaggtgtattctgttacaaactgatggtgtacaccaggtgtatcctgttataaactgacggtgtacaccaggtgtatcctgttataaactgatggtgtacaccaggtgtatcctgttataaactgacggtgtacaccaggtgtatcctgttataaactgacaccaggtgtatcctgttataaactgacggtgtacaccaggtgtatcctgttataaactgacggtgtacaccaggtgtatccagttataaactgacaccaggtgtatcctgttataaactgacaccaggtgtatccagttataaactgacaccaggtgtatcctattataaactgacggtgtacaccaggtgtatcctattataaactgatggtgtacaccaggtgtatcctgttataaactgacaccaggtgtatcctgttataaactgacaccaggtgtatccagttataaactgacaccaggtgtatcctattataaactgacggtgtacaccaggt harbors:
- the LOC135538449 gene encoding phosphoribosyl pyrophosphate synthase-associated protein 2-like, whose product is MELANRIAERLGVELGKTEVYQDSNGETRIQIQESVRGKDVYIIQTISPDVNRCLMELCVMAYGCVTACARSVCGVLPYLPYSKQCKMRKRGSIVCKLIASLMCRAGLTHLITVDLHQKEIQGFFNIPVDNLRASPFLLQYIQEEIPDYHNAVIVAKSPSSAKRAQSLAERLRVSIAVIHGDAETDLLDGRHSPPTVRTTGGLPELPFCIPKEKHPITVVGDVAGRIAIIVDDIIDDAVGFVAAAEMLRERGAGPIIAMATHAILSADAPRTLQESAISQVVVTNTIPHSSQKLQCCKIKTVDVSLILSEAVRRIHCGESMSCLFHNIGADD